The genome window TTTGTGTTGGCGTTGCGGTGGAGGTCGGTGTCGGAGTTTCGACCGGCGTCGACGTCTGCGTCGGCGTTTCCGCGGGGGTCTGCGACGGTGTCTCGGTCGGCGGTTCGGTCGTGGTCTCGGTCGGGGCCTCCGTGGACGTCTCGGTGGGGGTCGCCGTCTGCCCCGCGTTCTCCGTGGGCGGTTGTGTCGTCGGTTCGCTCGTCGTCTCGGTCTCTACTGTCGTTTCGGTCGGCGATTGCGCGGTCTCGGTCGACGGGTCGCCTCCCGACGACCCGTCCGACCCGCCTGCACTCGACGACCCGTCCGACCCGCCTGCGCTCGACGACCCGTCCGACCCACCGGCGTCGCTCGGCGCGTCCGACGGGTCGGCGGTTTCGGAGTCGCCGGCCCCGTCGGTGTCTGTCGATACCTGCGTTCCGACAGGTGTCGCCGTCGCCGTCGTCTCGAACAGTCCGGAACTCGTCGCCACCGTAGACGGAGGCGGTTCGGTTCCGGTCGTCTCCGGTCGTCCCGTCGTCTCGGTCGCCGACGCCTCGATAGTGCTGTCCGCTTCGCCCTCGTCGGGAGTGTCGCTGAGCGCCGCCGTCCCGAGACCGATTCCGACGGTCCCCGCTGCCAGCAGTGCTAACACACCACGTCTGGAACGGTTTCCGGGCGACTGCTCGTCCGCCGCGACCGACTCCTCACGCTCGTCGCCTCGGCCACCGTTCTCTCTCACATCTGACGGTTCGATTTCAAGAACGATATGAGTTTGTGCGAATCTCAACTGTCGCAACGCGCTGACGGTCGAGGCCGGACACTCCGGTCCGCCTGGGTTATCCGGCCCGTCTCACGGTTCGAACGAGGAGGAGACGCTCATACAGTCGTGGTACCCCTGCTGGTCGTAGCGTTTGACGTGACCCGCCACCGTATAGAGACGGCCGTCGATGACGGCGTCGACGCAGCCGACTCGGGGCGTTCCTTCGTCGGGCAACGAGGTATCGAACTCGTCGGCGACGGGGTCGTAGCGGTGACAGAACGACCGGAAGGAGTCGACAGACAACGATTCGCCGTTCTCGCGGAACAACCCGTGTGAGAGGTACAGTTGGTTGTCGATGACCGGATTGTCGGTCGTCGCGTAGTGTCCCGGAATGGGCGTCGGCGTCGCCGCTTCCCACTCGTCGTCGACCGGGTCGTAGCGGAAGTTCGAATCGGTCGACCCCGCGGTGCTCTTGACGCCGCCGAGGGCGTGAATCTTCGTTCGGCCGTCGACGACGACGCGGGCGACGGTCGGCCAGCGTTTCGCTTCGGGGAGCTGTGCGAGGCTGTCGTCGACGACTTCCTCGGCCTCGGGGTCGAACGTCCACAGTCGGTGTTCGTCGAACGACCAGTGAGTCGTCCCGCCGGTGCCGTGGTTCGTCGCCGTCTCGGCGTCGGTGTCGCCGGTTCCGCCGCCGACGCAGTAGACGAGTCGGCTTTCGGGGTCGTAGATGCCGCCCATCGCCCAGTTCGGGTAGGGACAGCGCACGCCCGACTCGGCGGTGAGGTTTCGCCACCCCTCCCCGGACTCGTAAACGAAGATATCGTCCGTCGGTTCGTTCTCGCCTTCGGCGGGGTTGGAGACGCCGCCGAAGCTGTACACGCGGTTCTCGACGGTGACGCCGCAGGGACCCCACACCGCCTTCGGCAGGTCCTCGACGCGCGTCCACGTTCCCTCGCCCGCTTCGGCGGGTTCGTACGTGAAGGTCTGAGCGACCGCGTTCGTATCGACCCCGGAGTCGAAGCCGCCGAAGTACAGCAGTCTCCCGTCGACGACGCCGCCCCCGGCGTCGCTGTGCGCCAGCGGGAGAGGGGTCTCGCTGCGCCACTGCGACGCCGGGCCCGTCGAGGTCTCGGTATCCGTCGTCGTCGGCGTCTCGGTTCCTTCCGGTGCGTCGGTCTCCGGCGGTGCGTCGGTCGCCGCCGTCTCGGTCCCCGACTCTGCTGGCGTCGCCGTCGTCGACGCGCCTGTCTCGGTCGACGTTTCACTCTCCGTGCCGGTCTCCGACCGAGTTTCGGTGTCGGTGGCCGCTCCGGTTCCCGACGACGTGTCGGACTCCGTCGACGTTTCCGCTCCCGTCGCGTCGTCGGTCGTCGGCGTGTCGGTCTGCGACGGCGTGTCGGTCGTCGGTGTGCCGGTCTCGGTGAGACCGGACGTCGTGGCCGTCGTCGCCGACGGCTCGTCCGTTCCGGTCGTCTCCGACGGTTCGTCCGATTCGGATGCAGAGGTGTTCTCGGAGCGCTCGTCGGTCCCCGCTCCGGGCGGTGAGTCTCCCTCGCCGTCGAACCGCTCGCTGAGGGCGGCTACGCCGAGGCCGGCTCCGACGGTTCCGGCCGCGAGCAACGCCAACAGACCCCGCCGAGAGCGACCCTTCGAGGACTGCTCGCCCTCCGACATCCCTGAATCGTGTTCGCCGACCCGGTCGTCGTTCTCTCCCATAGCGAACAGTACCGTTTCTGAACCACTATGAAACTATCCGTATTTTAATCGACACACGCGTAATAAATTCTCTGAAAAGTGAATATCTCCACAGAGTTCACGACTCGACATCCCCTCGTCGCTCCGGAATCCGGTCGCGCGACGGATGCGCCTCGTCGCCACCGTACTCGGAATGCCTATACGTGCTTGGCCTCTCGAACGTGTATGAACTACGAGTCATCTCTCGACCGGGCGATGGACGCCACCGACTCGCGGACGACCGAGGACAAGCGACTGCGATTCCCCGACCCCGTCGGCGAGACCGACGGTGCGTTCACGCGCCTGACGAACCTCGGCGACATCGCCGACGCGCTCTCGCGGGACCCCGAACACCTCCACAGCGCGATTCAGCGTCAGTTCGCGACGAACGGCCAGTTCGACGGCCAGCGCGCCCGATACAACGGCTCGTTCAACGTCGCCGACTTCGACGCCGCCATCCGCGAGTACGCCGACGAGTTCGTCATCTGCTCGGAGTGCGGCCTGCCGGACACCGTCCTCCGGACCGAAGACGGCGTCGAGATGCTGCGCTGTGAGGCCTGCGGTGCGTTCCGGCCCGTCCAGAAGCGGACGTCCTCGCGCTCGCGCGACACGCCGACGCTCGAAGAGGGGAAAACGTACGAGTTCGAGATCACCGGCACCGGCCGGAAGGGCGACGGCGTCGCCGAAGTCGGCAAGTACACCGTCTTCGTCTCGGGCGCACAGGAGGGCCAGACGGTGCGGGCCTCCGTCTACAACATCAGCGGGTCGCTGGCGTTCGCCCGCCCCGTCTGAACCGCGTCGATTCGACCCGTTCGGTCGGTTCTTCGGTTTCGCCCTCTCACCGGTTCACCGACTACAGCGACCGCTCCGGATTCCCGTGTAGAAGCATGTCGGAGAACATCCGCTTGAACGCCGCCTCGTCGATGGCTTCGACGACCCGCGTCCGCGGTTCGCCGTCGGTGATACCGAGTTCGTCGACGAGGCTGTAGCCGCGGGTCATCCCCTCCCTCTCGTCGACGTCGACGAAGTACGTCTCCGCTTCGGTCACGAGCCCCGGATTCAGAAAGCAGGCGAGCGCCAGCGAGTCCGGTTGAGTGGTCGCGTCGACGCCGAGACGCTCCTTCGAGAACTCGCGGGCGTGGCGCGTGATGGTCGTGAAGAAGTCGGCGTAAGGCGTGTCGGCTTCCTCGAACGCCTCCAGTTCGTCGGCCTCGAACGACCCCTGTCGAATCGTCAACCCCCAGTCGACGAGGTTCACGTCGAGTTCGTGCATCACGATCTTCGCGGCGTCGGGGTCGACCCAGAAGTTGAACTCCGCGGAGGGGGTGTCGTTGCCGAGCGTGTTCACCGCCCCGCCCATCACCCACACCTCGTCGAGCAACTCGTTCAGCTCGGGTTCGCGGCGGACCGCCAGCGCGACGTTAGTCAGCGGGCCGATACAGGCGAGACTCACCTCGCCCGGCGACTCGCGCGCCGCTTCGACGATTCTGTCGACGGCGTGGCCGTCGGCGGAGGGGATTCCGGTGTCGGGGTAGAGTTCGCCGCCGAGACCGCCGTCGCCGTGGACGTGGTCGACGTGCTCGAACTCCTTGACGAGCGGCCGGCGCGACCCCTCGTACACCGGTACCTCGTCGGCGGCGTCAGCGAGGTCGAGGGTGTACTTGGCGTTCTCGACCTCGTAGTCGAACTCGACGTTTCCGGCGACGATGGTGAGCGCCTCCAGTTCGATAGAATCGGCCAGCGCGGCCATCAGGATGGCCTGCGTGTCGTCGCCCGCGGTGTCCGTGTCGACGATGAGTCGGCGTGCCATGTCGGCGAGTCGGTCGGTGGGACCTTAACGCTCCCGCGACATCGAGCGCTATGGACCCGGAGCTCGTCGACCGGCTGGCCGCCGAACTCGGCGCGGAACCAGTCGAACTGACCGAACTCGACGGAGGCATGATCGGCTCGGTGTCCCGCGTCGACCTCGACGACGGTCGGACCGTCGTCGCCAAGGTCGGCGACACCCCGCTCGACGTGGAGGCGTTCATGCTCCGCTATCTCGCCGAGGAGAGCGACCTCCCGGTTCCCGACGTCTCGTACGCCGACCCCGAGTTGCTGGTCCTCTCGCACGTCGACGCCGAGTCGGCGTTCTCGCCGGCGGCCGAACGCGACGCCGCCGAGCACCTCTGTCGTCTCCACGACGTGAGCGCCGACGCGTTCGGCTTCCCCCGAGACACGCTCACCGGCCCGGTGCGTCAACCGAACCCGTGGACCGACTCCTGGGCGGAGTTCTTCGGCGAACACAGGCTTCGGCACGTTGCCGACCTCGCCGTCGAGAAGGGAGCGCTCTCGGCGTCGCTGCGCGAGCGCGTCGGCGCGGTCGTCGACGACCTCGACTCGCTTCTGACCGAACCCGAGGGACCGTCGCTGATTCACGGCGACGTGTGGACGACGAACCTGCTCGCCTGCGACGGCGAGATTCGGGCGTTCCTCGACCCGGCGTGCTACTACGCACATCCGGAGGTCGAGTTGGCGTACGTCGACTGGACGGACACGTTCGACGACGCGTTTTTCACTCGGTATCGGGAGTCTCGCGGCATCGAATCTGGCTTCTTCGAGCGTCGTCGATTCGTCTATCGGCTCTACCCGCTGTTGGTCCACGTCCACCTGTTCGGCGGACGGTATCCGACCGAGTTGGCGGAGACGCTCGAGCGACTGGGGTACTGAGCGGGGACGGAGGGTAACAGACTTCTATCGCCGTCGGGTAGCTTCGAA of Haloprofundus halophilus contains these proteins:
- a CDS encoding galactose oxidase, whose protein sequence is MGENDDRVGEHDSGMSEGEQSSKGRSRRGLLALLAAGTVGAGLGVAALSERFDGEGDSPPGAGTDERSENTSASESDEPSETTGTDEPSATTATTSGLTETGTPTTDTPSQTDTPTTDDATGAETSTESDTSSGTGAATDTETRSETGTESETSTETGASTTATPAESGTETAATDAPPETDAPEGTETPTTTDTETSTGPASQWRSETPLPLAHSDAGGGVVDGRLLYFGGFDSGVDTNAVAQTFTYEPAEAGEGTWTRVEDLPKAVWGPCGVTVENRVYSFGGVSNPAEGENEPTDDIFVYESGEGWRNLTAESGVRCPYPNWAMGGIYDPESRLVYCVGGGTGDTDAETATNHGTGGTTHWSFDEHRLWTFDPEAEEVVDDSLAQLPEAKRWPTVARVVVDGRTKIHALGGVKSTAGSTDSNFRYDPVDDEWEAATPTPIPGHYATTDNPVIDNQLYLSHGLFRENGESLSVDSFRSFCHRYDPVADEFDTSLPDEGTPRVGCVDAVIDGRLYTVAGHVKRYDQQGYHDCMSVSSSFEP
- a CDS encoding translation initiation factor IF-2 subunit beta, whose protein sequence is MNYESSLDRAMDATDSRTTEDKRLRFPDPVGETDGAFTRLTNLGDIADALSRDPEHLHSAIQRQFATNGQFDGQRARYNGSFNVADFDAAIREYADEFVICSECGLPDTVLRTEDGVEMLRCEACGAFRPVQKRTSSRSRDTPTLEEGKTYEFEITGTGRKGDGVAEVGKYTVFVSGAQEGQTVRASVYNISGSLAFARPV
- a CDS encoding nucleoside hydrolase; this translates as MARRLIVDTDTAGDDTQAILMAALADSIELEALTIVAGNVEFDYEVENAKYTLDLADAADEVPVYEGSRRPLVKEFEHVDHVHGDGGLGGELYPDTGIPSADGHAVDRIVEAARESPGEVSLACIGPLTNVALAVRREPELNELLDEVWVMGGAVNTLGNDTPSAEFNFWVDPDAAKIVMHELDVNLVDWGLTIRQGSFEADELEAFEEADTPYADFFTTITRHAREFSKERLGVDATTQPDSLALACFLNPGLVTEAETYFVDVDEREGMTRGYSLVDELGITDGEPRTRVVEAIDEAAFKRMFSDMLLHGNPERSL
- a CDS encoding fructosamine kinase family protein, translated to MDPELVDRLAAELGAEPVELTELDGGMIGSVSRVDLDDGRTVVAKVGDTPLDVEAFMLRYLAEESDLPVPDVSYADPELLVLSHVDAESAFSPAAERDAAEHLCRLHDVSADAFGFPRDTLTGPVRQPNPWTDSWAEFFGEHRLRHVADLAVEKGALSASLRERVGAVVDDLDSLLTEPEGPSLIHGDVWTTNLLACDGEIRAFLDPACYYAHPEVELAYVDWTDTFDDAFFTRYRESRGIESGFFERRRFVYRLYPLLVHVHLFGGRYPTELAETLERLGY